The Apium graveolens cultivar Ventura chromosome 6, ASM990537v1, whole genome shotgun sequence genome contains a region encoding:
- the LOC141665388 gene encoding uncharacterized protein LOC141665388 has protein sequence MENCLINRILVDNGSAANIMMLSTLKQMGLEESDMIKKSTTLVGFSGEIKRTLGEITLPTYAPGVNLLEKFCIIDVDLTYNIIMGRPWIHNLKVVPSTYDQVLIFPTPWGVQEIRGD, from the coding sequence ATGGAGAATTGCCTGATTAATAGAATACTAGTTGACAACGGAAGCGCTGCCAATATCATGATGTTGAGCACGTTGAAACAAATGGGTTTGGAAGAAAGTGACATGATTAAGAAATCGACAACATTGGTTGGATTTAGTGGAGAAATCAAGCGTACATTGGGTGAAATTACATTGCCTACGTATGCACCAGGAGTTAATCTTTTAGAAAAATTCTGCATAATAGATGTCGATTTGACATACAACATAATCATGGGAAGGCCTTGGATTCACAATTTAAAAGTTGTACCATCGACATACGATCAAGTTCTCATATTCCCAACACCTTGGGGAGTTCAGGAGATACGAGGGGATTAA